The Carassius gibelio isolate Cgi1373 ecotype wild population from Czech Republic chromosome B12, carGib1.2-hapl.c, whole genome shotgun sequence genome has a segment encoding these proteins:
- the gall gene encoding galanin peptides-like, with protein sequence MQTSCALFCISLCVFTAHLSRIHGMTLTNPEKKGWTLNSAGYLLGPYAHRSLNVRHRATGKRDMWNESSNLPASSYNDSYFLSLLGHLAYLRLKEMGMTEDFSGSLMSGHIKQ encoded by the exons ATGCAGACGAGTTGTGCTTTATTTTGTATCTCGCTCTGTGTCTTTACTGCACATCTGTCAAGGATCCATGGCATGACCCTCACG AATCCAGAGAAAAAGGGATGGACTCTGAACAGTGCTGGGTACCTGCTAGGACCTT ATGCTCACAGAAGTCTTAATGTAAGACACAGAGCTACGGGCAAAAGAGACATGTGGAATGAAAGTTCAAACTTACCAGCATCTTCATACA ATGATTCCTATTTTCTCTCATTGCTGGGTCATCTTGCATACCTGCGATTAAAAG AAATGGGAATGACTGAAGATTTCAGTGGATCTTTAATGAGTGGCCATATCAAGCAATGA